ATCAAAGTGGTATCGGAAATGCCCGCCGCCTATCGCGCAACAGGGATCTTAGTCCTGATCGGTATCGCCGAGATTGCGTTGGTACTGTTTGCCGTCACCCCGGTTCCATGGAATTTTGTATGGCTTTTTGTCAATGGGTTGCCGCTGGGGATGGTATTTGGATTGGTGCTCGGTTTCTTAGAGGGTCGAGCAGTTACAGAGGCCCTGTCCGCAGGCGTGTGCGCAAGTTTCATCGTGTCTTCGGGATTTGTAAAATCAGTGGGACGGAGTTTGATTTCGTCTCATGGCATCGACACTTTTTGGATGCCTTGCTTGACCGGATTCATATTTGTAGTCCCGCTATTATTTTTCGTGTGGATGCTGTCTCAGATCCCACCTCCTTCGCCAACGGATGAAGCGCTGCGCTGCAAACGGTCCCCGATGGACCGTCGACAGAGACGCCAATTTTGGCGCCGACACGCTGGGGGCCTCACGGGCTTACTATCCATCTATGTCTTGCTCACACTCGTCAGGAGTTTAAGAGACGACTTTGCGGTCGAGATTTGGACGGAATTGGGCGTGCGAGACAATCCAGCGGTATTCGCTCGATCGGAATTTTGGGTGATGCTCGGCGTCATCACCATCGCTGGCTTCACCAGCCTTGTACGTGATAATCGAACCGCCTTCCTGCTGTCGATCGGCGTTCTCGCGGTCGGATTCTTAGTCGTGTTCGGCGCGGTGATGGGCCAGGTGTTTGGAAAACTTTCTCCGATGACGTTTATGGTGCTACTGGGTCTGGGGCTGTATCTGCCCTACGTCGCGTTTCATACGACGGTCTTCGAACGATTAATCGCCGCCTTTCGAGAAACCGGTACAATCGGCTATCTCATGTATTTAGCCGACGCCTTTGGTTATCTGAGCTACGTAGCCGTGATGATCTTTCGAAACACTTTCACCGGAGAGAATCGTTTCCTGCCGCTATTGACCTGGGGTGCATTGGCGATCACGGTGGTGTCGTCGGTCTTAACCCTGTTTGTGTTCCTCTATTTTTCATACAGAATCCCGGGTCTCGAAGAAGAGGATACGCGTGATATCTCTCTCGCCGGAACGCTTGAGCATCAACCAGCGAGTTAGAACAGCAGGCCAACCGGTTCTCAACCGATTTCGCTGTGATCGACGTTGCGGTGCGTCAGCGAAGTGGAGTGATAGCGTATGCCGGTGTATCCCTGCCAAGTTGCTCAAAACGAGAGATGCCGATGGACCTTCCTAAGCCCGACGCCAAAATGCACTCCGCCACTTCGCATGGATCCGATTTGCTAATCATTGGCGCAGGCGTCGTGGGGAGCTTCTACGCATACCACGCGTTGCAGCGTGGCTTGAAGGTAACGCTTCTCGAACGCCATGGAACACCCACCGGTGCAACCGTTCGCAATTTTGGACAGGTAGTGCCTTCCGGCCTGGATCAGGATTGGCAGCGTCATGGTCGAGAAAGCCTGCGAATCTACCGCGAGATTCAGTCACACTGCGACATCACAGTTCGCCAACATGGCAGCCTCTACATTGCATCGAATGAGCAAGAGTGCACGCTGATTGAGGAGTTGCGACGCATCAATGCGGCAACGGGGTACGCCTCGGAACTTTGGACGCGAGAACAATGCTGCGAGCGGTACCCGCACCTGCGCGCCGACTACTGCCAAGGCGGACTGTTCTTCCCTGGCGAAGTATCGGTCAATCCGCGTCAAATGATCCACAGGTTGCACCAATACCTAGGCAGTTTCCGTCGCTTTCGAATCCACTACCAAACGCTCGTTCAGAATCTGGAATCATCCAACAGCGGCGTCATCGCAGAGACATCCAGTGGCGAGAGACTGACCGCTTCCCAGGCGATTCTATGTTGCGGGAGCGAGTTCCAGACTCTTTTCCCAGCTCACTTTCAACAGAGTGAGATGCAACTATGCAAACTGCAAATGTTACGACTGCGCCCGTGCCCTGGCGTCACACTGCCCGGGAACATTTTAACCGGTCGATCGATTCGCCGTTATGAGAGTTTTTCGCAGTGTCCGTCTTGGAACGAAATTAAGAGCAACGAATCCACGACAAATGAGCTGGTGGACGATCCCATGGGGCGATGGGGCATCCATATTCTGTTCAAGCAAGATTCCGATGGTGGAATCATTCTGGGAGACTCACACGAATACGCTCCCGCCAGTCAGCCCGACCAACTGGATTTTGAACTGAAAGCGGAAATTAATGACTGCATGGTCGCCGAGGCCCAACGCATCATGGGTTTTCCGCACTGGGATATTGAGACGTCATGGTCGGGAATCTACAGCCAAACGGCAGACCCAACGGGAGTCTACTGCAAAAACCCGATGCCCAATGTGTACATCACAACGGGAATCGGTGGCAAAGGGATGACCAGCAGCGCGGGCTTCACCAAACATCACCTTGACGAACTGCTGGGCGAGATCCCCACCAGCTGCTCCGGAGATTGAGCCTCAGGATGACGTCACTGGTCAACTCACGTCCTCAACGAGCCCCAGGTTAAGCCGTTCAGGCTTTGGGACCAAACGGCGAAATTGTTCCGCCGCGGCAGGGTTAGCATCATCCAGTTCTCGAAGGCTCTCGCGAATCTCAGTCTTCAATCGAGAGGCGTCCCGAGGTTTATCGGTAGCCATCGCAATGGTATGACGTTCGACCATCGCGAGTATTAAGTACAGCCGCTTCACGGTTGTGGATTGTTGTAACTCATCGAGCAATTGAGACGCTCTCGCGTACTCACCCTGCTCGATCAACAAGCGGGTCAACTGCAGTTTCGCCTTGTCGTGGTAATCCGCTTGGGGAGACTCCGGCGCTACGGGAAACTCTAAAACCGCATGCCATGCAGGGATGTCATTGCGAGTCAGGGCAGTTAAATATTGCTGCTCAATCGAATCGGCAACAGCGACAATGGGTCCGCGAAGTTCACTTGCGATGGAGATTGGGCGAGATGCCTGCGCTGCCATCCAGCCACCGATGCCACCCACGACACTTGCGAGAACGAGTGCCGCAACGGCGACTCGCTGTCGTGAGACACGACGGGCTTGGGTCGCCCGTGCTAGGTCGGTGACACGCTGCAATTGGATCGTCGCTGAGCTGACAGCTGAACTCGACAGTGTGTTCGCCGGAGGTCCCTGGGCACGCTCTCCGGCTTTGAGCGGTTCCTGCAAGCCAGTGGCCGGCAACTCGACACTG
This genomic window from Allorhodopirellula heiligendammensis contains:
- a CDS encoding TIGR03364 family FAD-dependent oxidoreductase, producing MDLPKPDAKMHSATSHGSDLLIIGAGVVGSFYAYHALQRGLKVTLLERHGTPTGATVRNFGQVVPSGLDQDWQRHGRESLRIYREIQSHCDITVRQHGSLYIASNEQECTLIEELRRINAATGYASELWTREQCCERYPHLRADYCQGGLFFPGEVSVNPRQMIHRLHQYLGSFRRFRIHYQTLVQNLESSNSGVIAETSSGERLTASQAILCCGSEFQTLFPAHFQQSEMQLCKLQMLRLRPCPGVTLPGNILTGRSIRRYESFSQCPSWNEIKSNESTTNELVDDPMGRWGIHILFKQDSDGGIILGDSHEYAPASQPDQLDFELKAEINDCMVAEAQRIMGFPHWDIETSWSGIYSQTADPTGVYCKNPMPNVYITTGIGGKGMTSSAGFTKHHLDELLGEIPTSCSGD
- a CDS encoding DUF5690 family protein; its protein translation is MATIAGDARYDNSNTEIDRGVTRWLSNTHPTVFSIYCVIAAFGTYFCMYAFRKPFTAATYEGLVFYGIGFKTILISSQVAGYTLSKFIGIKVVSEMPAAYRATGILVLIGIAEIALVLFAVTPVPWNFVWLFVNGLPLGMVFGLVLGFLEGRAVTEALSAGVCASFIVSSGFVKSVGRSLISSHGIDTFWMPCLTGFIFVVPLLFFVWMLSQIPPPSPTDEALRCKRSPMDRRQRRQFWRRHAGGLTGLLSIYVLLTLVRSLRDDFAVEIWTELGVRDNPAVFARSEFWVMLGVITIAGFTSLVRDNRTAFLLSIGVLAVGFLVVFGAVMGQVFGKLSPMTFMVLLGLGLYLPYVAFHTTVFERLIAAFRETGTIGYLMYLADAFGYLSYVAVMIFRNTFTGENRFLPLLTWGALAITVVSSVLTLFVFLYFSYRIPGLEEEDTRDISLAGTLEHQPAS